The DNA segment TACAGCGCCATCCAGACCGGAATCGCCGACGGACAGATGGGAGGCCCCCCCTTCCAGGCGTGGCAGTTCAAGGACGTGAACAAGGTCTGGATCCAGTACAACGACTTCTTCGAGCCCTGGTGGATCGCCATCAACCTGGACCTGTGGAACAAGCTGTCCGAGGCGGACCAGGAGATCCTTCAGACGGCGGCCCTCGAGGAGTCGGCCATCCAGTGGGAGCGCGCGGCGGCCGAGGACGAGAAGTACCGCCAGAAGCTGAAGGACGAGTACGGTTGGGAGATCGTCATCCTCTCCCCCGAGGAACTGGACAGGATCGCCTCCCACGTGCGCAAGGCCGTGTGGCCCAAGCTGGAGCCGCTGCTCGGCAAGGAATTGATGGACAGAATCTACCAGGAGTCCGGCATCCCCAGACCCTAGACACCCCACACCCGGAAGAGCCGAGAGGAGATTCGAAAAGGCGGGGGGCGTCCCCGCCTTTTTGAAACTCGGCCGTGCCGGCGGAGCCGACCGAAAGGAGAACGGATTCGGATGCAGGAAAACAAGCGAAGCATGAAGTTGATCGAGGAGGAAAAGGCCCTTTCCTCCCCCGGAGCGAAGATCCCCTACTACCCCCTGGCGATCGCCAGGGGCAAGGGCGCGGTCGTGGAGGACCTCGACGGGCGGAGCTACATCGACCTTCTGGCCAGCGCCGGGGCGGTCAACACCGGGCACTGCCATCCCAAGGTCGTCCAGGCCATCAGGGATCAGGCGGAGAAGCTGATCCTCTACACGCCCGTCTACATGTACCAGGAGCCCGTGGTCCGGCTCTCCAGGGAGCTCGTGTCCATCGCCCCCGGGCCCCATCCCAAGCGGGTGTTCTACGGCCTCTGCGGTTCGGACGCCAACGACGGCGCCATCAAGATGGCCCGCGTCGCCACGGGGCGTCCCAAGATCGTCTCCTTCATCCGTTCCTACCACGGGAGCACGTTCGGCGCCATCTCCCTGTCGGCGATCAGCTTGCCGATGACCCGGTCGATCGGTCCCCTGCTGCCCGAGATCTTTCACGTGCCCTATCCCGACCCCTACCGTCCCCCCGTGGCCGGGATGACGCCGGACCAGGTCTCCGACTACTGCATGGAGCAGATCCGCATCGCGTTCGAGAGCTCCATCCCGGCCGACGAGGTGGCCGCGTTCATCATCGAGCCCATACAGGGCGACGCCGGCCTGATCGTCCCCCCCGTCAAGTTCATGGAGGACCTGCGCGCGCTCTGCGACAGGCACGGGATCCTCTTCATCTCGGAGGAGGTGCAGCAGGGGTTCGGGCGCACCGGAAAGTGGTTCGGCATCGAGAACTTCGGCGTGGTCCCCGACGCGGTGGTCCTGGGCAAGGCCATCGCCTCGGGACTTCCCCTGAGCGCGGTCGTCGCGCGGGCCGAGCTCATGGAGGGGATGGAGGCCCCCGTGCACCTCTTCACCGCGGCCGGGAATCCCGTCTGCTGCGAGGCCGGCCGGGCCACCATCGAGGTGATCCGCGAGGAGGGGCTGCTGGAGCACGCCTCCGAGCTCGGAGAACACGTCCTCGGGCGTTTCCGGGAGATGCAGAAGCGCTACGCCTTCATCGGGGACGTGAGGGGCATCGGCCTCTCCATAGGCGTGGATTTGGTGACGGACCGGGACACGAAGGAACGCCACCGCGTCGCCGCCTCGAAGATCTGCTACCGGGCCTGGGAAAAGGGGCTGCTGCTGTCGTTCTTCAGCGGGTCCGTGCTTCGCATCCAGCCGCCGCTGGTCATCACCCGCCAGGAGATGGACCGGGCCTTGGATATAATAGAGGAAAGCATGGAGGAATTCGAACGAGGCCGGATACCCGACTCCGTCCTCGAGTGCGTGAAGGGCTGGTGACCTTCCACAACGGAACTCCGTGCCTCACTTTAGTCCGGTCGAGGTGCAGATGATGATCCACAAGAAGCCCCTGCTCTATGCAAATGCCCCGGCGGGCCCCGCCGGGGCCGTCCCTGAGCGCTCGGAGGTCCCCGAGCGCGACCGATGGAACCTGGAGGCCATCTATCCCTCCCCCGAGGCCTGGGAGGCGGCCTTCGCCGACCTGTCCCCGCGGATCGACGCCCTGGCGGAGCACGCGGGGAGCCTGGGGGAGGGGCCGGCCGCGCTCCTGTCCTACCTGAGGGCCGAGGAGGCCGTGTCGCTGGAGCTCGGCAAGCTCTACGTCTACGCCAACATGAAGAGCCACGAGGACCTGCGCGTCGCGCGCCACATGGAGATGGCCGGCCGGGCCGAGACCCTGGCGACCCGCCACGGCGCCGCCTGCGCCTTCTTCCGGCCCGAGGTCCTCTCGATCCCCGAGGCCGAACTCAGGCGCTGGATCGCCGAGGACGAGGACCTTCGGCTCTACGACTTTCTGCTCTCCGAGATCCTCCGGGAGAAGGAGCACGTGCTCTCCGCCTCCGAGGAGGAGCTCCTGGCCCGCACGCGCGAGCTCTCCGCCGTCCCGGAGAACGCCTTCACCCTGCTGACGGACGCGGACCTGAAGTTCCCCGACGTCCGCGACGAGAAGGGGGACACGGTCGAGCTGACCGAGGAGCGCTACTACCGTCTGAGCCGTTCCCCGGACCGCTCGGTGCGCCGCGCCGCCTTCCTGGGCATCCACGAGACCTACGCCTCGTTCCGCAACGCCATCGGCACGCTCTACTCGGGCTCCGTGAAGGGCGACCTGTTCTACGCCCGCGCCCGGCGCCACGAGGACAGCCTGGCCATGGCGCTCTTCGGCGACAACGTCCCGACGCGCGTCTACGACAACGTGGTGGGCACCGCGGACCGGTTCGCGCCCCTCATGCACCGCTGCGTCGGCCTGCGCCGGCGCGCCCTGGGGCTCGACGAGCTCCACTACTACGACCTGAACGTCCCGCTGTCGGAGGAGCCCCTCGCCGACATCCCCTACGAGGAGGCCTGCGACCTGGCGGTCCGGGCCCTGGAGCCCCTGGGGCCGGACTACGTCGCCGCCCTGAAGCGGGGCTTCTCGGAGCGATGGATCGACGTCCGAGAGAACCAGGGCAAGCGCAAGGGCGCCTACTCCTGGGGGTCCTACGGGACGAACCCCTACGTGCTGCTGAACTACAACGGGACCCTGCGCGACGTCTTCACCCTGGTCCACGAGATGGGGCACTCCCTGCACTCGTGGTACTCCCACGCGGCCCAGCCCCAGGTCTACGCCGACTACACGATCCTGCTGGCGGAGGTGGCCTCCACCACCAACGAGGCGCTGCTGCTGGGGCACCTGCTGAAGCGGAGCGGGACGGAGTCGGAGAAGAAATGGCTTCTGAACTACTTCTACGACATGGTCCGGACGACGTTCTTCCGTCAGGCCATGTTCGCGGACTTCGAGCGGCGCACCCACGCCCGGGTCGAGGAGGGCGGCGCCCTGACGCCGGAGTGGATGAACGAACTCTGGGGGGACCTCAACGCCCGGTACTACGGCCCGGAGCTGACCATCGACCCCGCCCTGCACGCGGAGTGGGCCCGGATCCCGCACTTCTACTCGGCCTTCTACGTCTACAAGTACGTGACGGGCTTCACGGCCGCGGGCGCCTTTGCGGACTCCATCCTGAAGGGCGAGGACGGGGCCCGGGAGCGCTACCTGACGTTCCTGAAAAGCGGCGGCAGCGACCACTCCCTGAACATCCTGAGGCGTGCCGGCGTGGACCTGACGGAGGCGGAGCCCTTCGAGCGCACCATGAGCCTCTTCGAAAGGAGGCTCGACGAGGGAGAGGAGCTGTGGAAATCATGACGGAACCGATCGTCCGGCTGGAGCATATCTCCAAGAGCTTCGCGGGCGTGCCGGCGCTCGCCGACGTCTCGTTCGAGCTGCGCGGGGGGGAGGTCCATGCCCTCCTGGGCGAGAACGGCGCGGGCAAGTCCACGCTCATGAAGATCCTGAGCGGCGTCTACCTGCGCGACGAGGGGCGCATGACCGTGCTGGGCAGGGAGGTCGGGGACCTGACCCCCAAGGGGGCCAAGGAGCTGGGGATCGCCATCATCCACCAGGAGCTGAACCTGTGCACGCACCTGACGGTGGCGGAGAACATCTTTCTGGGCCGCGAGGTCGTCCGGGGCGGCCGGCTCGCCGACCGGGAGATGAACGACCGGGCCGCGGAGATCCTGGAACGGCTCAACATCGCCATCCCGCCCACGACCCCTGTGGGGGACCTCCCCGTCTCCAAGCAGCAGATGGTGGAGATCGCCCGGGCGCTGTCCGAGGACGCGCGCATCCTGATCATGGACGAGCCCACCTCCGCGCTCACCTCGCGTGAGATCGACGACCTGTTCGCCATCATCCGCACCCTGCGCGCATCCGGGCGGGGCATCGTCTACATCTCCCACCGCCTGGAGGAGCTCAGGCACATCGTGGACCGCGTCACGGTGCTGCGCGACGGCCGTTGGATCACGACCCTCGATTTCGCGGACACCTCCTTGCCGGAGCTCATCGCCCACATGGTGGGGCGCGAGATCACGGAGCAGTTCCCGCGCGTGCGCTGCCCGAAGGGCAAAAAGATCCTGGAGGTCCGCGGGCTCTCCGCGGGCCGGGCGGTGCGCGACGTCGGCTTCGAGCTCCACGAGGGCGAGATCGTCGGCGTGGCCGGCCTGATGGGCGCGGGCCGAACCGAGATGACCCGCGCGATCTTCGGCGCCGACCCGCGCGACGGCGGGGAGATCCTGCTGGACGGGGAGCCCGTGAAGATCGAGAAGCCCCTCGACGCCATCGAGGCGGGCATCGTCCTGGCCCCGGAGGACAGGAAGAAGGACGGGCTGTGCACCCGCCTGAGCGTCCGGGAGAACATCGCCCTGCCCAACCTGGACGCCATGGCCGGAGGCTCGGGCGTCGTCGATCGAGGCAAGGAGCGCCGCACGACGGACGACACGGTGCGGTCCCTGCGCGTCCGGCTCGCGAGCCCGGAGCAGGCCGCGGAGAGCCTGTCGGGCGGAAACCAGCAGAAGGTCGTGATCGGCAAGTGGCTGGCGCGCAACTCCCGCGTGGTGCTGTTCGACGAGCCGACCCGGGGCATCGACGTGGCGGCCAAGACGGAGATCTACAACCTGATGAACGACCTGAAGCAGCGGGGGATCGGGGTGCTGTTCGTCTCCTCCGAGATGCCGGAGGTCCTGGGGGTGTCCGACCGCGTCCTGGTGATGTGCGGCGGACGCATCACCGGCGACTTCCCGGTGGAGGAGGCGACGCAGGAGCGGATACTGGAGTGCGCCACCCGCTTCACGGCCTGAATTTCAAATGGGGGATGAACGATGCCGGAAAACGAGCTGTACCAGCGTAAGTCCTTTTTGTTGCAGGCCCTGACGGGCCGGGGCATGGGCCAGGTCTGGACGGCCCTGCTGGGCCTGATCCTGCTCTGCGTGGTGTTCAGCGGGCTCAACCCGGTCTTCCTCTCCAGCCGGAACGTCAGCAACCTGCTGCGCCAGATCGCGCCGATCCTGCTGATCGGCATCGGGCAGTCCTACGTGCTCATCACGGGCAACATCGACCTCTCGATCGGCTCCGTGGTCGGGATGAGCTGCATGATCTCCGCCACCCTCATGACCAAGGGGATGAACCCCTGGGCCGCGGTGGCGGTCACCCTCGTTGCCTGTCTGGCCGTCGGGGTCGCCAACGGCTGGCTGGTGGCGAAGTTCAGGCTTCCGCCCTTCATCGCCACTCTGGGGACCATGACCGTGGCGCGCGGCATCGCGCAGATCGTCAACAACAACTACAACACCGACTCCATCGGCAAGGGCGCCCAGATGTTCCGGGACCTCTTCTACTACGGGCGCACCGGCGGCGTCTACAACACCATCTGGATCGCCGCGGCGCTCTGGCTCGTCTTCAACTTCCTGCTGCGCCGGACGCGGACCGGCCGCCACATCTACGCCGTGGGCAGCAACGTCGAGGCGGCGCGCCTTTCGGGCGTGGACGTCGTCTCCACGACCACCAAGGCCTACCTGGTCAGCGCGTTCTGCTCCTGCGTCGTGGGGCTGATCGTCTGCGCCACGAGCGGGATGGGGACCATGGACGCGGGGACGATGTACGAGCTCTACGCCGTCGCGGCCTCCGTCATCGGCGGCGTCAGCACGCTGGGCGGACAGGGGCTGCTGCTGGGCACCGTGGTCGGCGCCTCCATCTGGGGCGTGCTCCAGAACGGGCTCCAGTTCGCGGGGGCTCCCGTGGCCATCCGCAACATCGCCATCGGGGCGATCGTCGTCGTCTCCGTGCTGCTGGACGTCCTGGTCCGCAGCCGCGGCAAGAGGCGGCGGAGCGGAAAGCAGAAGGAATGACAGAGTCCCGCCTCCGCATTTCGACGCTTTACCCCCCCTCCCTTCCGGCTATGATGGGGTGCAGTTTCGGCCCTCTCCTCCGGGAGCGGCGCCAAAACGCGGGGCGTTCGTTTTTTGCGGAATTCCTGCGGTGCCCTCGAGGCCGAAGGGGCGCCGTGCGCATCCACGGGATCGGCCGATTCTAAAATTTTCGAGGAGGCGTTGTACATGAGGAAAGTTACGGGTTTGCTGCTCTGCTTCACGCTGCTTTTCGGTCTCGCGGCCGCTCCGGCCCTGGCCGCGGACAAGCGCAAGGTGACCCTGATCACCATGGACCAGATGGACCAGCACTGGGTCAACGTCGACGCCGGATGCAAGAAGGCGGTCGAGGAGCTGGGGACGATCGACTACACCTGGATGGCCCCGGACGTGAAGGACGACGCCAAGCAGATCGAGTGCGTCAACAACGCCGTGGCCGGGGGCGCCGAGGTGCTGCTGGTCGCCGCGAACGGCCCCACCGCCATCAGCTCCGCGCTCGAGGCCGCGGCCAAGGAGGGCGTCAAGATCCTCTACGTGGACTCCCCCGCCGACTTCCCCGGGCTCCAGACGCTGGCGACCGATAACGAGGCGGCCGGCAAGACGGCCGGGACCCAGCTTCTCGAGGCCCTGAAGGCCGCCGGCAAGGCCGAGGGCAGCATCGGGATCATCAACGTCAACGCGGCCACCGCGTCGACCGTGGCCCGCGAAAAGGGCTTCCGCGCCGCGTTCGAGGGATCGGCCTTCAAGTTGCTGGAGCCCCAGTACTGCGACGGCGACGCGGCACGCGCCAAGGACATGGCCGCCAACTTCATCACCCAGGGCTGCGTGGGGCTGTTCGGGGCCAACGAGGGTTCCACCGTCGGCGTCGGCAACGCGATCCAAGAGGCCGGCGGGGCGGTCATCGGCGTGGGCTTCGACAAGTCGGACATGATCCTCGGCCTGATCAAGGACGGGCACCTGCTCTGCACCATGGCCCAGAACCCCGTCGTCATGGGATACGAGGGCATGAAGTCCGCGGCCAGGGCACTGGCCGGCGAGGAGCTGTCGCCCAAGATGGTCGACACGGGCGTCTCCGTCCTGACCAAGGACAAGCTGTTCTAACCCGCAAATATTCTTTGCGCAGCAACCAAGGAGCCGGCTCCCGCAGATTCGGGAGCCGGCTCCTTCATGCGTGAAAAGCCGTTCCGGTCACAGGCCCAACAAATTGGGGAGCCACAGGACCGTGGCCGGAATGTACGTGATGATGAGCAGCAGGGCAAGGAGGGGGATGAGCATGACGATCAGGTCCTTGAACATCTCCCCAAGGCTGGTCTCCGCGATCTCGCACGAGACGAAGAGGCAGACCCCCAAAGGCGGCGTGCACATTCCGATGGTCAGGTTGACCGCGACCATGACCCCGAAATGCACGAGATCGATGCCGAAGGTCCTGACCAGAGGCAGGAACAGGGGGACGAATATCGTGATGGCGCTCGTGGTGTCTATGAACGTCCCCGCAATGAGAAGGATGACGTTCATCGCCATGAGGGCGCCCCACTGGGTATCGATGACCGAGAGGAGGCTCTGGGTGATGGACTGCGGGATCATCTTTACGGTCATGAACCAGATGAAGAGGCTCGCCGTCATCAGGACGGTCAGGATGATGCCGGTGGTGACGGCCGCATCCGTGAAGGCTTGGGCGATCTTTTTCCAGGAAAGCTCGCGATAGACGAGTCCACCCAGGAGCAGCGCGTAAGCCACGGCGATGGATGCCGATTCCGTTGGGGTAAAAATGCCCCCGACGATCCCTCCCACGATGATCACAGGCATGAAA comes from the Fretibacterium sp. OH1220_COT-178 genome and includes:
- a CDS encoding aspartate aminotransferase family protein, producing the protein MKLIEEEKALSSPGAKIPYYPLAIARGKGAVVEDLDGRSYIDLLASAGAVNTGHCHPKVVQAIRDQAEKLILYTPVYMYQEPVVRLSRELVSIAPGPHPKRVFYGLCGSDANDGAIKMARVATGRPKIVSFIRSYHGSTFGAISLSAISLPMTRSIGPLLPEIFHVPYPDPYRPPVAGMTPDQVSDYCMEQIRIAFESSIPADEVAAFIIEPIQGDAGLIVPPVKFMEDLRALCDRHGILFISEEVQQGFGRTGKWFGIENFGVVPDAVVLGKAIASGLPLSAVVARAELMEGMEAPVHLFTAAGNPVCCEAGRATIEVIREEGLLEHASELGEHVLGRFREMQKRYAFIGDVRGIGLSIGVDLVTDRDTKERHRVAASKICYRAWEKGLLLSFFSGSVLRIQPPLVITRQEMDRALDIIEESMEEFERGRIPDSVLECVKGW
- a CDS encoding sugar ABC transporter ATP-binding protein — translated: MTEPIVRLEHISKSFAGVPALADVSFELRGGEVHALLGENGAGKSTLMKILSGVYLRDEGRMTVLGREVGDLTPKGAKELGIAIIHQELNLCTHLTVAENIFLGREVVRGGRLADREMNDRAAEILERLNIAIPPTTPVGDLPVSKQQMVEIARALSEDARILIMDEPTSALTSREIDDLFAIIRTLRASGRGIVYISHRLEELRHIVDRVTVLRDGRWITTLDFADTSLPELIAHMVGREITEQFPRVRCPKGKKILEVRGLSAGRAVRDVGFELHEGEIVGVAGLMGAGRTEMTRAIFGADPRDGGEILLDGEPVKIEKPLDAIEAGIVLAPEDRKKDGLCTRLSVRENIALPNLDAMAGGSGVVDRGKERRTTDDTVRSLRVRLASPEQAAESLSGGNQQKVVIGKWLARNSRVVLFDEPTRGIDVAAKTEIYNLMNDLKQRGIGVLFVSSEMPEVLGVSDRVLVMCGGRITGDFPVEEATQERILECATRFTA
- the pepF gene encoding oligoendopeptidase F, whose amino-acid sequence is MIHKKPLLYANAPAGPAGAVPERSEVPERDRWNLEAIYPSPEAWEAAFADLSPRIDALAEHAGSLGEGPAALLSYLRAEEAVSLELGKLYVYANMKSHEDLRVARHMEMAGRAETLATRHGAACAFFRPEVLSIPEAELRRWIAEDEDLRLYDFLLSEILREKEHVLSASEEELLARTRELSAVPENAFTLLTDADLKFPDVRDEKGDTVELTEERYYRLSRSPDRSVRRAAFLGIHETYASFRNAIGTLYSGSVKGDLFYARARRHEDSLAMALFGDNVPTRVYDNVVGTADRFAPLMHRCVGLRRRALGLDELHYYDLNVPLSEEPLADIPYEEACDLAVRALEPLGPDYVAALKRGFSERWIDVRENQGKRKGAYSWGSYGTNPYVLLNYNGTLRDVFTLVHEMGHSLHSWYSHAAQPQVYADYTILLAEVASTTNEALLLGHLLKRSGTESEKKWLLNYFYDMVRTTFFRQAMFADFERRTHARVEEGGALTPEWMNELWGDLNARYYGPELTIDPALHAEWARIPHFYSAFYVYKYVTGFTAAGAFADSILKGEDGARERYLTFLKSGGSDHSLNILRRAGVDLTEAEPFERTMSLFERRLDEGEELWKS
- a CDS encoding ABC transporter substrate-binding protein; the protein is MRKVTGLLLCFTLLFGLAAAPALAADKRKVTLITMDQMDQHWVNVDAGCKKAVEELGTIDYTWMAPDVKDDAKQIECVNNAVAGGAEVLLVAANGPTAISSALEAAAKEGVKILYVDSPADFPGLQTLATDNEAAGKTAGTQLLEALKAAGKAEGSIGIINVNAATASTVAREKGFRAAFEGSAFKLLEPQYCDGDAARAKDMAANFITQGCVGLFGANEGSTVGVGNAIQEAGGAVIGVGFDKSDMILGLIKDGHLLCTMAQNPVVMGYEGMKSAARALAGEELSPKMVDTGVSVLTKDKLF
- a CDS encoding ABC transporter permease; this translates as MPENELYQRKSFLLQALTGRGMGQVWTALLGLILLCVVFSGLNPVFLSSRNVSNLLRQIAPILLIGIGQSYVLITGNIDLSIGSVVGMSCMISATLMTKGMNPWAAVAVTLVACLAVGVANGWLVAKFRLPPFIATLGTMTVARGIAQIVNNNYNTDSIGKGAQMFRDLFYYGRTGGVYNTIWIAAALWLVFNFLLRRTRTGRHIYAVGSNVEAARLSGVDVVSTTTKAYLVSAFCSCVVGLIVCATSGMGTMDAGTMYELYAVAASVIGGVSTLGGQGLLLGTVVGASIWGVLQNGLQFAGAPVAIRNIAIGAIVVVSVLLDVLVRSRGKRRRSGKQKE